A single window of Paenibacillus sp. SYP-B4298 DNA harbors:
- a CDS encoding diacylglycerol kinase family protein: MRRFARSVRLAWSGIIYALRTERHMRIHIGMAAAALLLAALLGLGTSEWAILILLCALVLSLETVNTAIEKAVDLSSPEVHPLAKAAKDVAAGAVLIAAIAAVVIGCLLFGPPLLRLFS, encoded by the coding sequence ATGAGGCGATTCGCGCGCAGCGTGAGGCTCGCCTGGAGCGGCATCATCTACGCTCTGCGAACCGAGCGGCATATGCGCATTCATATCGGGATGGCGGCTGCAGCGCTGCTGCTGGCTGCCCTGCTGGGTCTGGGTACCTCGGAATGGGCAATATTGATTTTGCTGTGTGCGCTTGTACTGTCGCTTGAGACCGTCAATACCGCCATTGAGAAGGCAGTTGATCTCAGCTCGCCAGAGGTTCATCCGCTCGCCAAGGCAGCCAAGGACGTGGCAGCAGGGGCGGTGCTGATCGCCGCTATCGCTGCTGTCGTGATTGGCTGCCTGTTATTTGGCCCACCGCTGCTCAGACTGTTCAGCTAG
- the dnaG gene encoding DNA primase, whose translation MKVIKIQNGIPETVIKEVLRRTDIVETVGKYVHLMKQGKHMIGLCPFHSEKTPSFSVTPEKQIFYCYGCGQGGDVIKFVCEHEGYSFPEAVRMLAQDAGIPITWDAAEQQADTPFQRDKRSLLSAHELSAKLYHYLLNNTEFGSSAKDYLRSRGMTDKLIDHFMIGYAPDRWDTLTHFLEKREFDLEKMEKGGLLLAKQDGSGYVDRFRGRIMFPLWDREGKVIGFAGRLMGEGQPKYLNSPETILFHKSKSLYHLHHARQEIKKTGRLVLLEGYMDVIKAWDAGVRNGVATMGTSLTEEHVELIRRMAQEVIICYDGDKAGQAAALKTVPMLEKARLKVLVAQLPQGSDPDDYIADKGPEAFVREVIGQPVSPLKFKLIYSRKSHTMVEEEGRKNYVMEAVRLIAQHESAIEREFYLKELSLEFDISLDTLKQNCHQVREQMQKNKGTADNNVISWNNGMNEKRRSAGPPPVLPAYQKAERHLLQAMLQDADIAGMVHDQLGEAFVVEDHAALAAYLYAYYAQGHEPDASRFIASLQDDRLERATASILMMDDMPYDEHLLKDYIKVIRKEHKLRIIEQRREEWAQAERSGDHLLAAQIVTEIIALERQVNEGLEDRF comes from the coding sequence TTGAAGGTGATCAAGATTCAAAATGGCATCCCCGAAACGGTAATCAAAGAAGTATTGCGCCGTACAGATATTGTCGAGACAGTCGGGAAGTATGTCCATCTGATGAAACAGGGCAAGCATATGATTGGGCTGTGCCCCTTTCATTCCGAGAAGACGCCATCCTTCTCCGTCACGCCAGAGAAGCAGATTTTTTACTGCTATGGCTGCGGACAAGGCGGCGACGTCATCAAGTTCGTTTGTGAGCATGAGGGTTATTCGTTCCCCGAGGCGGTCAGGATGCTGGCACAAGATGCGGGCATTCCCATTACGTGGGACGCAGCCGAGCAACAGGCGGACACGCCATTCCAGCGGGACAAGCGCAGCCTCCTGTCAGCACATGAGCTGTCTGCGAAGCTGTATCATTACTTGCTTAATAACACGGAGTTTGGGAGCTCGGCGAAGGACTATTTGCGATCACGCGGCATGACAGACAAGCTGATCGACCATTTCATGATTGGCTACGCACCAGATCGCTGGGACACGTTGACTCATTTTCTGGAGAAGCGGGAGTTCGATCTGGAGAAGATGGAGAAGGGCGGCTTGTTGTTGGCCAAGCAGGACGGTTCAGGGTACGTCGATCGGTTCCGTGGCAGAATCATGTTTCCGCTCTGGGACAGAGAAGGGAAGGTCATCGGCTTTGCCGGGCGTCTGATGGGGGAAGGGCAGCCCAAGTATCTGAATTCTCCGGAGACGATTCTGTTTCATAAGAGCAAAAGCCTGTATCATTTGCATCATGCACGGCAGGAGATCAAGAAGACCGGACGACTCGTTCTTCTGGAGGGCTACATGGATGTCATCAAGGCTTGGGATGCTGGTGTACGCAATGGAGTGGCGACGATGGGAACTTCGCTCACCGAGGAGCATGTGGAGCTAATTCGCCGCATGGCACAAGAGGTCATCATCTGTTATGATGGCGACAAGGCCGGACAGGCTGCTGCACTCAAGACGGTGCCGATGCTGGAGAAGGCACGGTTGAAGGTTCTGGTCGCTCAGCTTCCGCAGGGCTCTGATCCAGATGATTACATCGCAGACAAAGGACCGGAGGCATTCGTGAGGGAGGTCATCGGTCAGCCGGTATCGCCTCTGAAATTTAAGCTTATATATTCAAGAAAAAGCCATACAATGGTAGAGGAAGAGGGCCGGAAAAACTATGTGATGGAGGCAGTTCGTCTGATTGCCCAGCATGAATCCGCCATTGAACGGGAATTTTATCTGAAGGAGCTGTCCCTTGAATTTGACATCTCGCTGGATACGCTGAAGCAGAACTGCCACCAGGTACGAGAGCAGATGCAAAAAAATAAAGGGACTGCGGATAATAACGTTATTTCGTGGAATAATGGTATGAATGAAAAACGCCGTTCAGCCGGCCCCCCGCCGGTGCTTCCAGCCTATCAAAAAGCAGAACGTCATTTATTGCAGGCCATGCTGCAGGATGCAGACATAGCCGGAATGGTTCATGACCAACTGGGCGAGGCGTTTGTTGTTGAAGATCACGCAGCATTGGCGGCTTATTTATATGCTTATTATGCCCAGGGTCATGAGCCCGATGCCAGCCGCTTCATCGCCTCGCTGCAGGATGATCGGCTTGAAAGGGCAACCGCATCCATACTAATGATGGATGATATGCCATATGACGAACATTTGCTCAAAGATTATATCAAGGTCATCCGAAAAGAGCATAAGCTGCGTATCATTGAACAGCGGCGTGAGGAATGGGCGCAAGCTGAGCGCTCCGGGGATCATCTGCTGGCAGCACAAATTGTTACTGAGATTATTGCCCTAGAGAGACAGGTTAACGAAGGTCTGGAGGATCGTTTCTAG
- the recO gene encoding DNA repair protein RecO, which translates to MLYRVQGIVIRSMDYGEGNKIVTVLTNTHGKAGIIVRGAKKLRSRYGSLAQLFTLGEFGFFRKGTGLGTLSHGEIIDSHHKLREQLDLAAYASYAAELVDRAFQEEEAGSYLYEQLLACLSHLEQGKDPQIVTHLFEMKVLEAAGYAPETEQCVHCGQTEGRFALSYRLGGLLCHRCYAVDPSRLPTQESFNKLLRLLRKLDMRRLGSIQVKDETRRELKEGMRLLMDTHLGLKLKSRAFLDQLEKHPFV; encoded by the coding sequence ATGCTGTACCGCGTGCAGGGGATTGTAATCCGCAGCATGGATTACGGTGAGGGGAACAAGATTGTGACGGTGCTGACGAACACACATGGCAAGGCTGGCATTATTGTTCGTGGCGCCAAAAAATTAAGAAGCCGTTATGGCTCGCTCGCCCAGCTTTTTACACTGGGCGAGTTTGGCTTTTTCCGAAAAGGGACAGGACTAGGCACGCTGAGCCACGGCGAAATCATAGATTCACATCATAAGCTGCGAGAGCAGTTGGATCTGGCGGCGTATGCCTCCTATGCGGCGGAGCTGGTCGATCGAGCCTTTCAGGAGGAGGAAGCCGGATCTTATCTGTATGAGCAGTTGCTGGCCTGTCTAAGCCATCTTGAGCAGGGGAAAGATCCGCAGATTGTCACGCACTTGTTCGAGATGAAGGTGCTGGAGGCGGCAGGGTACGCGCCAGAGACGGAGCAGTGTGTTCATTGCGGACAGACGGAGGGGCGATTCGCGCTCAGCTACCGGCTTGGCGGCCTGCTCTGCCACCGTTGCTACGCCGTCGACCCCTCCCGTCTGCCGACGCAAGAGAGCTTCAACAAGCTGCTGCGGCTGCTCCGCAAGCTGGATATGCGCCGGCTTGGCTCGATTCAGGTGAAGGATGAGACGCGACGCGAGTTGAAGGAAGGAATGCGGCTGCTGATGGATACACATCTGGGATTAAAGCTGAAATCACGGGCATTTTTGGACCAGTTGGAGAAGCATCCATTCGTTTGA
- a CDS encoding YqzL family protein — protein sequence MRNLSWTYFVKTGDVDAFMLYREICELQAAQPDLNEEAAAVEWASVEE from the coding sequence ATGCGAAATTTATCGTGGACGTATTTTGTGAAGACCGGTGATGTAGATGCTTTTATGCTGTATCGGGAAATATGTGAGCTCCAGGCTGCCCAGCCGGATCTCAATGAAGAAGCTGCAGCGGTAGAGTGGGCATCCGTGGAGGAATAA
- the era gene encoding GTPase Era, translated as MTTNKQGKASYKSGFVAIIGRPNVGKSTLINQIIGQKIAIMSDKPQTTRNKIHGVYTTDHAQIVFLDTPGIHKPTSKLGDYMMRAADNALKEVEAALFLVDVVEGLGGGDRFIIEKLKQTDTPVILVLNKIDQIHPEELLPIISTYKELHDFAQIVPISALQGNNVQTLLDQLIQYLPEGPQYYPPDQITDHPEQFVCAELIREKILQLTREEIPHSIAVEIEDMRVKENGVVYIGAVIYVERDSQKGIVIGKKGALLKEVGKLARHDIEHLLGSKTFLELWVKVKKDWRNQDRVLKDLGFRHD; from the coding sequence ATGACAACGAATAAACAGGGAAAAGCAAGCTATAAGTCAGGTTTTGTCGCCATTATCGGGCGGCCCAATGTCGGAAAGTCGACGCTGATTAACCAGATTATCGGCCAGAAGATCGCCATTATGTCGGACAAGCCGCAGACGACCCGCAACAAGATTCATGGGGTCTATACGACAGATCATGCGCAGATCGTCTTTCTCGATACGCCGGGTATTCATAAGCCGACCTCGAAGCTGGGCGATTATATGATGCGGGCGGCGGACAATGCCCTCAAGGAAGTTGAAGCCGCGTTGTTTCTGGTCGATGTCGTCGAAGGTCTCGGGGGAGGCGACCGCTTCATTATTGAGAAGCTCAAGCAGACAGATACGCCGGTTATTCTCGTGCTGAACAAGATCGACCAGATTCACCCGGAGGAGCTGCTGCCGATTATCAGCACCTATAAGGAGCTGCATGACTTCGCCCAGATTGTACCGATCTCAGCACTTCAAGGCAACAACGTTCAGACGCTGCTTGACCAATTGATTCAGTATTTGCCAGAAGGACCCCAATATTACCCGCCGGATCAGATTACCGATCATCCCGAGCAATTTGTCTGTGCGGAGCTGATTCGCGAGAAAATCTTGCAGTTAACCCGTGAGGAAATTCCCCATTCGATTGCTGTCGAAATCGAGGATATGCGGGTGAAGGAGAACGGTGTGGTCTATATCGGCGCCGTTATTTACGTTGAGCGTGACTCGCAGAAGGGCATCGTCATCGGCAAGAAGGGCGCTCTGCTCAAGGAGGTCGGCAAGCTGGCACGGCATGATATTGAGCATCTACTCGGCTCGAAGACATTCCTGGAGCTGTGGGTCAAGGTCAAGAAGGATTGGCGCAATCAGGATCGTGTGCTCAAGGATTTGGGCTTTCGGCATGACTAG
- the glyS gene encoding glycine--tRNA ligase subunit beta, whose product MAKDLLLEIGLEEVPARFVRAAMNQLKEKMEKWLQDHRIAHGEVNAYATPRRLAVLVRDVEEKQSDVHEEVKGPSRKIAQDGEGNWSKAALGFARSQSVDPEQLFFKELQGVEYVYANKSSIGTVAAEVLPEGLKSIILSMSFPKNMRWGAYDIRFVRPIRWLVALLGSDILPLEIAGVHSGNVTRGHRFLGGETVISEPSHYVEQLRKEHVIVDVAERNELILQQIRGLAEERGWQIAVKEDLLEEVLFLVEYPNVLHGTFDPSFLAIPQEVLITSMREHQRYFPVMDDAGALQPYFVTVRNGDRTSIEQVAKGNEKVLRARLSDAKFFYAEDQKVAIADCLAKLESIVYHEELGTTADKVRRIRALAEALAAKLVVDAQTAADVSRTAEICKFDLVTQMVYEFPELQGVMGEDYARKAGERESVAKAIFEHYQPRFAGETAPASLAGAIVSLADKMDTIAGCFSIGIIPTGSQDPYALRRQAAGIVQTIIAHGFQLPLGELFELALNVHEARGMKRERADIRKELYDFFALRVKNVLAEHGIRYDVIDAAMAAGFDQLRLTVERASAIFARATDERKDDFKLVVDAFNRVCNLAAKADGSAPDASLFAEAVEHELYNNWQQLHAPVGEALASGEAKAALEHLAALKEPITAYFDKVMVMVDDEAIKRNRLAMLAAIAKDVHKLADFSKLVW is encoded by the coding sequence ATGGCTAAGGATTTACTGCTGGAGATTGGACTGGAGGAAGTTCCTGCGCGTTTTGTCCGCGCGGCAATGAATCAGTTGAAGGAAAAGATGGAGAAGTGGCTGCAGGATCACCGTATTGCTCATGGTGAGGTGAATGCGTATGCGACGCCAAGACGGCTTGCTGTACTGGTGCGCGATGTAGAGGAGAAGCAGAGCGATGTGCACGAGGAGGTCAAGGGACCTTCACGCAAGATTGCCCAGGATGGCGAGGGCAACTGGAGCAAGGCGGCGCTTGGCTTCGCGCGCAGCCAGAGTGTAGACCCAGAGCAGTTGTTCTTCAAGGAGCTGCAGGGCGTGGAGTATGTCTATGCCAACAAGAGCAGCATCGGCACCGTCGCGGCAGAGGTGCTTCCAGAAGGGCTAAAATCCATAATTCTGTCGATGTCCTTCCCGAAAAATATGCGCTGGGGCGCTTATGATATTCGCTTCGTGCGGCCGATCCGTTGGCTGGTGGCGCTGCTGGGCAGCGATATTCTGCCGCTCGAGATAGCCGGTGTACACAGCGGCAATGTGACACGCGGACATCGCTTCCTGGGCGGGGAGACCGTCATCTCCGAGCCTTCGCATTATGTAGAGCAACTGCGCAAGGAGCATGTCATTGTCGATGTCGCAGAGCGCAATGAGCTAATTCTGCAGCAGATTCGCGGATTGGCGGAGGAACGGGGCTGGCAGATTGCAGTCAAGGAGGATCTGCTGGAGGAGGTGCTGTTCCTGGTCGAGTACCCGAATGTGCTGCACGGTACCTTCGATCCGTCCTTCCTGGCGATTCCGCAGGAGGTGCTCATTACGTCGATGCGCGAGCATCAGCGCTACTTCCCGGTTATGGACGACGCTGGAGCGCTGCAGCCGTATTTTGTCACCGTGCGCAATGGCGACCGCACGTCGATCGAACAAGTAGCCAAGGGCAATGAGAAGGTGCTGCGCGCCCGGCTGTCTGACGCCAAGTTCTTCTATGCGGAGGATCAGAAGGTTGCTATTGCCGACTGTCTGGCGAAGCTGGAATCTATCGTCTACCACGAGGAGCTGGGCACGACGGCGGACAAGGTTAGACGTATTCGCGCGCTGGCAGAAGCACTGGCCGCGAAGCTTGTGGTCGATGCGCAGACGGCTGCGGATGTAAGCCGCACAGCCGAAATTTGCAAATTCGATCTGGTCACGCAGATGGTCTATGAATTCCCTGAGCTGCAGGGCGTGATGGGTGAGGATTATGCGCGTAAGGCCGGGGAGCGAGAGTCAGTCGCGAAGGCGATCTTCGAGCATTATCAGCCGCGCTTCGCTGGAGAGACAGCTCCTGCCTCGCTCGCTGGAGCCATCGTCTCGCTCGCAGACAAGATGGATACGATCGCCGGATGCTTCTCGATCGGCATCATCCCGACCGGCTCGCAGGACCCTTATGCACTGCGCCGTCAAGCTGCTGGCATCGTGCAGACGATCATTGCGCATGGTTTCCAGTTGCCGCTTGGAGAGCTGTTCGAGCTGGCATTGAATGTGCATGAGGCTAGAGGAATGAAACGTGAACGGGCGGACATCCGTAAAGAGTTGTATGACTTCTTCGCGCTGCGTGTCAAAAACGTGCTTGCGGAGCATGGTATCCGCTATGACGTCATCGATGCGGCAATGGCGGCTGGCTTCGATCAACTGCGGCTGACGGTAGAGCGCGCATCGGCGATATTCGCCCGCGCGACAGACGAGCGCAAGGATGACTTCAAGCTCGTCGTTGATGCGTTTAACCGCGTATGCAATCTGGCTGCAAAGGCAGACGGCTCTGCGCCAGATGCGTCCTTGTTCGCAGAAGCTGTAGAGCATGAGCTGTATAACAACTGGCAGCAGCTTCATGCGCCTGTAGGCGAAGCGCTGGCGTCAGGTGAGGCGAAGGCGGCGCTGGAGCATCTGGCAGCGCTGAAGGAGCCGATTACGGCTTATTTTGACAAGGTTATGGTCATGGTAGACGATGAGGCGATCAAGCGTAATCGGTTAGCTATGCTGGCCGCGATCGCGAAGGATGTACACAAGCTGGCTGATTTCTCCAAGCTGGTCTGGTAA
- a CDS encoding YaiI/YqxD family protein, which translates to MKPSAAIVVDADACPVKREIIETARKFSIPVVMVASFDHYLQPEEGVENVQVDRSDQSVDLYIINRIRRGDIVITQDFGLAAIVLGKGAVGLSNRGQQYDPEMIDFLLDRRHEQAKRRRAGGRSKGPRAMTAEDRLCFQQKLTKVLQRRQEFGEL; encoded by the coding sequence GTGAAGCCATCTGCAGCGATTGTGGTGGATGCGGATGCCTGTCCGGTGAAGAGGGAGATCATCGAGACAGCTCGCAAATTTAGCATTCCGGTTGTAATGGTCGCTTCGTTTGACCACTATCTGCAGCCTGAGGAAGGGGTAGAGAATGTACAGGTGGATCGGAGCGATCAATCCGTTGACCTGTATATCATCAACCGAATACGCCGCGGGGATATTGTCATTACACAGGACTTCGGGCTTGCAGCGATTGTGTTGGGCAAGGGGGCTGTCGGTCTATCGAATCGCGGTCAGCAGTACGATCCTGAAATGATTGACTTTCTGCTTGACCGACGGCATGAGCAGGCCAAGCGGCGGCGAGCGGGAGGCAGATCCAAGGGCCCGCGGGCAATGACAGCAGAGGACAGGCTTTGTTTTCAACAAAAGCTGACAAAAGTTTTGCAGCGGCGGCAGGAGTTTGGCGAGCTTTAG
- a CDS encoding pyruvate, water dikinase regulatory protein, with protein sequence MPQGTAGRDVMIYVASDSAGDTGELVVRAAVAQFHPVDYDIRRYSFIQDEAAVSRLVRQAKSDQAIILYTLVIPHLRNYMNQLSEELDVVAIDLLGPLIGSLEQRIGRISRQEPGLNHVLDADYFRKVEAVEFAVKYDDAKDTSGVRKADIVLVGVSRTSKTPLSMYLAHRKYKVANVPLVPEIKPPDELFLIPSSKVIGLTIDTHYLNVIRKERLKALGLPDSASYATTERIERELAYAKSIMDRIGCLVIDVSHRAVEETASLIMEHVK encoded by the coding sequence ATGCCGCAAGGAACAGCGGGCCGTGATGTGATGATCTATGTGGCTTCCGACTCGGCAGGCGACACAGGAGAACTGGTGGTGCGGGCGGCCGTGGCCCAGTTCCACCCTGTTGATTACGATATTCGCCGCTATTCGTTCATTCAGGACGAAGCGGCGGTGAGCAGGCTTGTGCGCCAGGCCAAGAGCGATCAGGCAATCATATTGTATACGCTCGTCATCCCGCATCTGCGCAACTACATGAATCAATTAAGCGAGGAGCTAGACGTTGTCGCGATTGATCTGCTCGGCCCGCTAATCGGAAGTTTGGAACAGCGGATCGGTCGTATTTCCAGACAGGAGCCAGGGCTGAATCATGTGCTGGATGCCGATTATTTCCGCAAGGTTGAGGCCGTGGAGTTCGCGGTGAAGTATGATGATGCCAAGGATACGAGCGGCGTGCGCAAGGCGGATATTGTGCTCGTGGGTGTATCCCGGACATCGAAGACGCCGCTCTCGATGTATCTGGCTCACCGCAAGTACAAGGTGGCTAATGTGCCGCTGGTTCCGGAGATCAAGCCGCCTGACGAGCTGTTCTTGATACCGAGCAGCAAGGTAATCGGCTTGACGATCGACACGCACTATCTCAATGTGATCCGCAAGGAGCGGCTCAAGGCGCTAGGGCTGCCAGACAGTGCTTCTTATGCAACAACAGAGAGAATCGAGCGCGAGCTGGCTTATGCCAAAAGCATAATGGATCGTATCGGGTGCCTGGTGATTGATGTCTCCCATCGCGCAGTAGAGGAGACGGCCAGTCTGATTATGGAGCATGTGAAATAA
- the ybeY gene encoding rRNA maturation RNase YbeY — translation MSLRLEWSNEQDKVEIPDSFMDKLEQLLQLAGEAEGYTEGEVALTLVDDEEIHRLNKEYRGIDRPTDVLSFAMMEEGEGEMEITFEVESEDEQDPIGGMLGDIIISAPRAQLQSEEYGHSLERELGFLFVHGFLHLIGYDHQDEAAEAVMTAKQEAVLQQAGLVRA, via the coding sequence ATGAGTTTGAGGTTGGAATGGAGCAACGAGCAGGATAAAGTGGAAATACCGGATTCGTTCATGGACAAGCTGGAGCAACTGCTCCAGCTTGCTGGCGAAGCGGAAGGCTATACCGAAGGCGAGGTCGCGCTGACGCTTGTCGACGATGAAGAGATTCATCGGCTGAACAAGGAGTATCGCGGCATTGACCGTCCGACAGATGTATTGTCCTTCGCGATGATGGAGGAAGGCGAAGGCGAGATGGAGATCACGTTTGAGGTGGAGAGCGAAGACGAGCAAGACCCGATCGGCGGGATGCTGGGTGATATTATCATCTCTGCCCCGCGTGCGCAACTGCAGAGCGAGGAGTATGGTCACTCACTGGAGCGCGAGCTCGGGTTTCTGTTCGTTCACGGCTTCCTCCACTTGATCGGATATGATCATCAGGATGAAGCTGCGGAGGCTGTCATGACCGCCAAGCAGGAGGCTGTGCTGCAGCAGGCGGGACTTGTCCGCGCATGA
- the glyQ gene encoding glycine--tRNA ligase subunit alpha yields the protein MNFQGMILTLQQFWAEQNCILVQPYDVEKGAGTMNPMTFLRSIGPEPWNVAYVEPSRRPADGRYGENPNRLYQHHQFQVILKPSPDNIQELYLESLRRLGIDPAHHDIRFVEDNWESPTLGAWGLGWEVWLDGMEITQFTYFQQVGGIDAVPVAVEITYGMERLASYIQDKENVFDLEWVDGVSYGDVFLQPEYEHSKYTFETSDSAMLFSLFNMYEEEAKKTLEQHLVFPAYDYVLKCSHTFNLLDARGAISVTERTGYIMRVRNLARQCAATYLEERERLGFPLLKKGVEQHG from the coding sequence ATGAATTTTCAAGGGATGATTTTAACGCTCCAGCAGTTTTGGGCGGAGCAAAATTGTATTCTCGTTCAGCCGTATGACGTGGAGAAGGGAGCGGGCACGATGAACCCGATGACCTTCCTGCGCTCAATCGGGCCTGAGCCGTGGAATGTGGCGTATGTAGAGCCATCCAGACGTCCTGCTGACGGTCGATACGGCGAAAATCCGAACCGGCTCTACCAGCATCATCAGTTCCAGGTTATTCTCAAGCCATCGCCGGATAATATTCAGGAGCTGTACCTGGAGAGCCTGCGCCGTCTGGGCATTGACCCGGCTCACCATGACATCCGGTTCGTCGAGGACAACTGGGAATCGCCGACATTGGGCGCGTGGGGACTTGGCTGGGAAGTGTGGCTTGATGGCATGGAAATTACACAGTTTACCTACTTCCAACAGGTGGGCGGCATCGATGCGGTGCCTGTAGCCGTGGAGATTACGTATGGCATGGAACGTCTGGCCTCCTACATTCAGGACAAGGAAAATGTATTCGACCTGGAATGGGTCGATGGCGTCAGCTATGGCGATGTGTTTCTGCAGCCTGAATATGAGCATTCCAAATATACGTTTGAAACCTCAGACTCCGCTATGCTCTTCTCGCTGTTCAACATGTATGAAGAGGAAGCGAAGAAGACGCTGGAGCAGCATCTGGTCTTCCCGGCGTATGATTATGTGCTGAAGTGCTCGCATACCTTCAACCTGCTGGATGCCAGAGGTGCAATCAGCGTAACGGAGCGAACCGGCTATATTATGCGAGTAAGAAATTTGGCGCGTCAATGCGCGGCAACCTATCTGGAGGAGCGCGAGCGGCTGGGATTCCCGCTGCTGAAGAAAGGGGTGGAGCAGCATGGCTAA